In Erpetoichthys calabaricus chromosome 6, fErpCal1.3, whole genome shotgun sequence, one genomic interval encodes:
- the inhbab gene encoding inhibin subunit beta Ab, with amino-acid sequence MSLPLLSGIVVLFLGMVARSSLTPVSPDGHPSVTDCPSCALARMQKDMPATSQPDMVEAVKQHILNMLHLKMRPNITQSVPRAALLNAIKKLHVGKVGEDGNVEIEDENSNRADVSELADQTSEIITFAEAGPSRDIVHFQISKEGSDLSLIEQANVWLFLRLSKTNRSRAKVTIRLYQKRQNANKTGAEIMVSEKAVDTRRSGWHTLPVASIVQALLEKGHNTLDLRIACDQCQEAGATPILAEKEEKEQSHRPFLMVVARQSEDHPHRRRKRGLECDGKISICCKKQFQVSFKDIGWNDWIIAPSSYHANYCEGDCPSHITVTSGSPLSFHSTVISHYRIRGYSPFNSMKSCCVPTKLRAMSMLYYDDGQNIVKKDIQNMIVEECGCS; translated from the exons atgtctttgcCTCTGCTGAGTGGAATTGTAGTGCTCTTCTTGGGGATGGTGGCACGAAGCTCACTCACTCCGGTGTCTCCAGATGGGCACCCCTCAGTGACCGACTGCCCTTCGTGTGCCCTGGCGAGAATGCAAAAGGATATGCCAGCCACCTCTCAGCCTGACATGGTAGAGGCTGTCAAACAGCACATTTTGAACATGCTGCACTTGAAGATGAGACCAAACATCACCCAGTCTGTGCCCAGGGCAGCCCTCCTGAATGCCATCAAAAAGCTGCATGTAGGCAAAGTCGGTGAGGATGGCAATGTGGAGATAGAGGATGAGAACTCCAACCGGGCAGACGTGAGTGAGCTGGCTGACCAGACTTCAGAAATCATCACTTTTGCTGAGGCAG gtcCATCCCGAGATAttgtgcattttcagatatccaaGGAAGGCAGTGATTTATCTTTGATAGAACAAGCAAATGTGTGGCTATTCCTAAGGCTTTCCAAGACTAACAGAAGCCGAGCCAAAGTGACTATTCGGCTGTACCAGAAGAGACAAAATGCAAACAAGACAGGAGCAGAGATTATGGTATCAGAGAAAGCTGTTGACACTCGAAGAAGTGGTTGGCACACATTGCCAGTAGCTAGCATTGTCCAAGCCTTGCTAGAGAAAGGCCACAACACCTTAGATCTGAGGATAGCCTGTGACCAATGCCAAGAAGCTGGCGCTACCCCAATTCTtgcagagaaagaggagaagGAACAATCTCATCGACCCTTCCTCATGGTTGTAGCAAGACAGTCAGAGGATCACCCACACCGGCGACGAAAGAGGGGTTTGGAATGTGATGGGAAGATCAGTATCTGTTGCAAAAAGCAGTTTCAAGTCAGCTTCAAGGATATTGGTTGGAATGACTGGATTATTGCACCTTCAAGCTATCATGCAAACTACTGTGAAGGTGACTGTCCTAGCCACATAACAGTCACTTCTGGCTCTCCTCTCTCTTTTCACTCAACTGTCATCAGTCACTACAGAATTCGGGGTTACAGCCCCTTTAACAGTATGAAATCTTGCTGTGTGCCTACCAAATTGAGGGCAATGTCCATGTTATACTACGATGACGgacaaaacattgttaaaaaagacATCCAAAACATGATTGTAGAAGAATGTGGCTGTTCCTAA